In Chloroflexota bacterium, the sequence TGAAGCCGGTTCGCAGTGCACGGCTGTTCACTATTGATTTGGGCTACATGTTCGACGGAGCCCTTGTCCACTCTGGCGCCAATGACCAAGTTCGATGGTTGATCTCACGGTCCACTATTACTGACCTGGATGAGTACTTTCATCCAGATCCCTACTATTGGCTCCAGCCTCAAGGCAAATGGAAAGCTTACCCATGGATGGGACGAGTAGCAACGAGTGCACAAAGGGTTCGGGATTACCTAGCCAAGACAGGCAAAGAAAAAGCGGTACGCCTTGAAGGCTTCTCCTTCTCTGCAGCAGATGACCCGCCTCCCAAGGGCGAGCCTGCTACCTATATCCTGATACCTTATCCGCGAAGGGCTCTTGTTGAATACCGTTATAACTCGGATGAGCGTGTTTACAAGCGCTTTGTCCAAGGCGAGCCTCATACGGATGCATTGAATGGGCAGCAGCTTAGCGCGGCTAACGTAATTGTTCATTATGCAAAGTATGAGGAGACGGATGTCAAGGATGTCAATGGTGCTCCCACCTTCAATATTGTATTTTCTGGTGAGGGGCGCGCACAAATATTCCGCGATGGGGTGATGATTGAGGCGAAGTGGGTCAAACCAGGTACGTTGGATTTCTGCAAATACGTATACCTAGATGGGACGCCGGTGCCGTTACGACCCGGTCAAACATGGGTGGAGGTAGTGCCTACTGACTATCAAATTACCTACAAAGCCGACTAAATACCCTTGTGAATCTATAGCAGATGCAAATGTGCTACCGCAAAAGGAATGGATAGGGCTCCCATACCCAATATTCGAAGGTAAGGTATGGGAGCCGCTTTTGTTGGCTTTGGGATAACCTCAGAAGAGGTTCACACGCAGTGTGTGGGCCTCTTTTAGCGCCAAATTCCTTCCATAGCATGTCCTACCATCGTGGACGCTGGTTGCAGATCCAAGGCCTTAGCAATGGTGGGGGCAATGTCTAGGATATGCACTGAGGGTATCATTCTTCCCGATATCAAGCCATTGCCAGCAGCAATAAAAATGCCATGCATCTCATCTAACCCTGCATCGAAGCCTACTTCGGCATAATATGGCGAGGGCAACAGAACTTTTTTGACCCACAATTCGTCGGACAAGGAATAACCTGGTGCTGCTTGAGCAAATACATCGCCGGAACAGGGCGCGTCCAGGTGGATTGTGCTCAGATCTTGCTGACCGAGGATACGCGTAAACACTTGCTGTCCATTCTCATCTTGTATTCCCTCTAGTGCTTGTATAATCTGTTCCTGTACCTTTTCATAATCCTCTGGTGCCACCGCCCCTGGCCATTCTCTGCCTTGCAAATTG encodes:
- a CDS encoding DUF3048 domain-containing protein, with amino-acid sequence MSVFHNMNELQPSRLMTLILLIAVSTVFGVACGSSSNPGNIPPTRTPKPTFTIEVHAPTPYPSPTPEPSPTPTATITPTPTPTVNPYFNPLTGELVQNPSVLQRRPLLVRIGNDPEVRPQSGLSEADMVYEEAMDGWTITRLTAIIWSKDPRELKPVRSARLFTIDLGYMFDGALVHSGANDQVRWLISRSTITDLDEYFHPDPYYWLQPQGKWKAYPWMGRVATSAQRVRDYLAKTGKEKAVRLEGFSFSAADDPPPKGEPATYILIPYPRRALVEYRYNSDERVYKRFVQGEPHTDALNGQQLSAANVIVHYAKYEETDVKDVNGAPTFNIVFSGEGRAQIFRDGVMIEAKWVKPGTLDFCKYVYLDGTPVPLRPGQTWVEVVPTDYQITYKAD